TCGGTCTCTTCGGGGCTACTAATATAATAAAATTCCAGCTCGTTAGCAAAAGACATTTTTTTGCGGCTCATTCTTGACTTCCTAGTGAATTTTGGAGATTAACTTAGCGATAGATAAAGCAATCCTCATTTTACTAAATACTGGTCAATTCCCAGCAGTCTCAAAAAAAGCATTGCTTGATACCTCATTCCTCACCCCAAGTTCGCAATTGCAAATATACAAACACTAACGTTACTGCTAGTAATACCGTCGCGGCCGCAGCTGCATAACCAAAATCAAATTGCCCAAAAGCTTCTTGATAAATGTAATAAACCAGCAAATTTGTAGAATTTAGCGGCCCGCCGCCTGTAATCACATAAACTTGCTCAAAACTTCGTAAGGTGAAAATTGCAGTGGTGACAATGGCAAATATTAAAGTAGGTCGCAAACCGGGGAGGGTAATATGCCAAAATTGTTGCCAGCCATTTGCGCCATCTAGTTCCGCAGCTTCGTAACGACTGGGAGGAATTGCCTGCAATCCTGCTAAGAACACCACCATATTAAAACCCAGTTGTTTCCAAATACTCAATAAAATTAGTACTGGCATAGCCCAAACAGTGTCTCCCAACCAAGGAATAGATGGGATACCAAATATATTTAATAAGGCATTTACCGGGCCAGTGGTTTGAAATAGCCAGCGAAATCCTAGCCCAGCAGCTACCAAGGAAATAATTGAAGGTAAAAAATAAGCACTGCGGATCAAGCCCCGCCAAGCTAGAGAACGGTTTAATAATGCTGCCAAGCCTAGGGGAATAACTAAACTGGGAATGACTGTGGCAACGGTAAAATAAACAGTGTTACCTAGAACTTGCCAAAAATCAGAATTGAATAGCAAGCGCGAATAATTTTTTAAGCCTACTAAATAAATGCCTTTGGAGGTAAAACTACCAGCCGTGAAACTGAGGTAAAACAAATAGGCGATCGGCCAAATAATAAACAGGCCGAGTAAAATCAATGCTGGTGTCAGAAAAATCCAGGCGGCAACTGTATCATTATCGAGCAGTTGCATATCTGAAGAACGGGCTGTTTTCATTGCTATATTTTTGCTATCTAATGCGGTAGAGTGTGATTCTACACAGAGGTACTGCTAAGATCCTTTCAATCTATTGGCTCAAACAAATGCCTCAAAATTTCCCCTGCTTCGGCAAATTTGCGATCGCCTGCACAATGCTGACCTCTAGCGTACTTATAGCATTATCAATGACAGTTGACACAGCTGTGCTGGCTCAAGCAACAAAATCGCCCATTCCTACGCCACAGCCCACAAATCAGCCGACACAACCGCCAATTACAACTCCATCATCCACAAATCAGCCGACCAGCCCAATTTCTGAGAAACTATTAGGTCAATGGCAAAGCAAAGACCCTTCTTCGGATTTGGCACTCACCCTGGTTTTTTCGCCGGATGGTAAACTATATATTCTTTCGCCTAATTCGCAAAAGCCAATGGCTGTGGAATTTAAGTACAGCATTAACCCACAACCACAACCAATGCATCTGGATGTCGTCGTCTCTAAAGATGAAAAAAAGGCACTGACAATTTTTGAATTTACAGCTGATGGTCAGCTGCGGTTGCAATTAGAAAACACTGACCCAGGCCAACCCAGACCCAAGGCTTTCTCTCCGACAGCAACCTTATTTACAAAAGTTTCCGATAACACGAAATTGCCGGAGAACATCAAAATCATCTACCTTGACTTATGAGTAATTATTCCATTACGGATACTGCTACTACTAGTTTGATTTCTCCTCACATTTCTAGTAACCTATTTGCCCACAGCACTCCTTTAAAATTGGGCGTTCTCGCTTCTGGGAATGGTAGTAATTTTGAGGCTGTTGCCCAAGCTATTGAAACAGGGGAACTAAACGCCCAAATTGAAGTTTTAATTTACAACAACCCAGAGGCTAAAGCTGCTGTTCGGGCTGCAAATCGAGGTGTAGAAGCAGTGTTATTGAATCACCGCGATTACAAAAGCCGAGATCGGTTTGATGCTCAACTAGTACAAACTTTACGACAATACGATGTTGAATGGGTGATTTTAGCAGGCTGGATGCGGCTGTTAACGCCAGTATTAATTGATGCTTTTTCTGACCGAATTATTAATATCCATCCCAGCTTGTTGCCTAGTTTTAAAGGTATCCATGCTGTAGAACAAGCCTTAGCAGCTGGAGTCAAAATCGCTGGCTGTACGGTGCATCTAGTTTGTTTGGAAGTAGACAGCGGCCCCATACTAATGCAAGCAGCAGTGCCAGTCTTACCAGATGATACAGCCGAAACGCTTCATGCCAGGATTCAAGTTCAGGAACACCGGATTTTACCCCAAGCGATCGCTCTAGCAGCCGAGAGGCGATCGCAGGTTAAACTGGTACCATCGTGACTAACTTAACATCCTCAAATCCATCTTCACCATCTCTTTAATAAGTGCTAAGACTCCTCAGCTACAAGGTTTTTATTGACACTCTCTTGCCTTTGGGCTGAGAGATTCTTAGTTCCGTTACCTGCATCGTATTGCAAAATTCTTGTAAGCAGATATACTGAAGATAACCGGGTCAAAAAACTTTCGTATTCTTAAATAAAAGGTGAGAAGCTAGCCACCAAAAAAGCAGCTAGCTTCTAGAGTATCTACCGTTTCTTTGTCTTCAGCCGCTTACTGCTCCATTTCCCATACTAGGCTTGTCATTTTTTTTTGTCAAGCTGTCATTTAAATGTGACGCAGAAACATGTCTTGCATTTTGGACTTCATGATAGAAAATAAAGACAAGCGTAATATTCAGGATTTCGGTATATGACTGACAGAAGGCGTTCTGATGATTACAAGCAAATCAGCGGCTATATCCCCCTAGATTTAGCCCTGGAGTTTAAAAGTATTTGTGCCCGTTTAGGCATTTCCCAAAGCGATGCGATCGAAGAGATGACTCAAGAGTGGGTAGCGAAGAAAACTGGTACTCATTCCCTCAACTCTCGAAAAGCTGCTCCTCAAACAATTGCCGATTTAGTACGAGCCAACATGGCAGAACTAAAGCGTTGTGGTGTTAAGAACTTAACCGCATTGGCAAAAGGTGAAGTTCTCCCAACACCAGGGGACTTTGCGATCATCACATCGGTTTTAGACATCCCAGAGGAGGAACGAAAAAAAATCTGGGACGAAACATTCAAAATGTCCGTGTATCACGAGACTAAGGGTGTAAAAGTATATAAAGATTCTGGAGGCGTCAAAGAAGATGAGTGTGAGTATTCTTAGAATCCTCAACTTACCAGGCTGGAATTGTAAAATGTCTTATGAAGGGGTTTCAATTGTTGCCCCAACAAAGCGTGATGCTACTGACTTAGCTCAAAGCTATGGAGAAGCTCTTAGCGAAACTGCTTGTAAGATTAAAGGCAAAGTAAGGATTCAATGGAGAGGCTGCAAGCAACCGATTGAATTCTTTGGGTGGATGGCCAGCGAACAAGCGCCTACACCAGCGGAAACAGCCGAACGGGTATTGCAATCTGAAGGTGGAATATTTTGTAGCCAGTTATACATACCATCTCAGTTGTTGTATCGTATGGTTGCCGCTGCTGAAAATGAGCGTCCTGTGAGCATTGTCAGACAAGATACTCGCAAACAAATCATTGTTAATCAGCCAATGGCTGATATGCTAGAGACACCACCAGAAATTGCCACTGAAAGGATCATGACCCAGTTTTGGCTACCTGAAGATTTAGCAGAACTGGAACAAAGATTGCGTAACGATAGACAGTTCACCTGGACTTACTCCGCTGGACTCAATGAGCGCGCTTGGGCAATCTTGACTACTCAATTTGAGGCTTTTGAGGTTGAGGGTATTTGGTACAGACAAGGAACTTGTTTGTCAACTCCTCAACTTGTGCCAATACCGCCAGGAGTGCTTGAACAAGCTTAAAATCACTATTTGACTCCTTCACGAATTAGAAAATCATCAGGTGCGTCATTTTCTATTTCGGGGTGCACTCCTTGAATCAGTTATCAGGTTTAATACCAATTCAACAAAAGAGGGCTACAGATAATGATGCGGGACGATTCGGGGTTTTATGTAGGGCGGTGCAATTAAAAATAACTGGCGTACCCCTCTGGGGAAGCAAGCTACGCGTAGTGTCTCCGATAATAGAAGGCTGTCATTTGTTCGTTATTATTGGTAAGGGTTTAAAGCTTATTGATTTTTCAATAATTATTTACACTAACTGACTGAGATTGACCCACAGATAAATCTGCTTGGTAACATCAGGAAATGAGCATCCAGGCAAAAATGTTGCAGTTATCCCTCTATTTTCTTCAGGACTTTGACTAATTCTCTGGTGCCGTCGATGTTTGGTGACTGGAAATTAGAAAAATGTAGCGGATTTAGATGTTGTCACCCCATCTTGAGATAGCCAGACTAATTACACAATTTCTCAACTGCGAACTATAACAGCTACTTAAAATCACAACAATTGAAAATTTCTGGTCTAAGGTGCGTAAATTGCTTTCTTGATTTCTGATTTTGGTAAATGCACCCTTGACACTCCATTGCACTGAATCAATCTACCTTGACTTTTACTTAAAAATAGTATCTATCCTTACATTTTTTGGGTATTGGTCATTTGTTCTCTCTTACAAAGTTCAGATCGCCGGAAGCCGGCGCTCCGACTTTGCGCTTTGTCCTTTGTCATACTCCCTTATCTTCTTTGTCCTCCACACTTCCTTATCCCCTGTTGTGGTAGAGTTTTGTACTCGTACATAAGATGCGATCGCTAATATATATAGAGAGCAGGGAGGCAGCTAGAGCATGAATAAACCAGAAGTAGCATCTTATGGAGCTTGGCGATCGCCAATTACAACAGATTTAATTACTTCCCAAACTATTGGATTAGGGCAAATTTTTCTCGACGGACAGGATATTTACTGGAGCGAATTAAGACCATCAGAGAAGGGTAGAAACGTAATTGTACGGTTAAAAGATGGTCAAAATCAGGATGTGACGCCTGCTGGCTATAACGTGCGTACCCGCGTCCATGAATATGGCGGCGCTTCTTTTCTGGTAGTTGATGGCACAGTGTACTTTTGTAACTTTGCCGACCAACGCCTTTATCGTCAATCTATTGATAGCGAACCACAACCTATTACACCAGAAGTAGCTAAACGCTATGCAGACGCTATTTTCGATCGTCAACGCCAGCGAATTATTTGTGTGTGCGAGGATAATACTGTTGCGGGACAAGAAGCTGTCAATACATTGGTAAGCCTAGGGTTAGAAAGAGATACTACACCGCAGCAACTAGTTGGCGGTAACGACTTTTATGCTTCACCTCGCCTCAGTCCCGATGGTTCGCGCTTGGCTTGGCTGGCTTGGAACCATCCGAATATGCCGTGGGATGGTACGGAACTGTGGGTTGCAGAAGTCCAAGCAGACGGACTTTTAGGAAAAGCTCAAAAAATCGCAGGTGGTTTAGACGAATCTATTTTTCAGCCGCAGTGGTCGCCAGATGGCACGCTGTACTTTATTTCTGACCGCACAGGCTGGTGGAATCTCTATCGCTGGCAAAATGGAAGTGTGGAACCGTTGACTCAAATGGAAGCTGAGTTTGGTAAACCTCTGTGGGTTTTAGGGACTTCCACCTATGATTTTGAGTCAGGCGATCGCATTATTTGCAGTTATACTCAGCAAAGCATTTGGCATTTAGCTAGTCTCGACACAACAACAAAACAACTAGAATCTCTGCCAACACCTTACACGGATATTTCTTCGCTACACGCAGCTCCAGGTAAGGTAGTGTTTATCGGTGGTTCTCCAACTGAGTCAACAGCTATTGTACAGTTAGACTTAGCAAGTAAAAAGCTGGAAGTCCTACGCCGTGCTAGTGAGGTAAAGATTGAGGCTGGTTATCTTTCCCTACCCCAAGCAATAGAGTATCCGACAGCTGATGGTAAGACAGCATATGCCTTATTTTATCAACCGCAAAATCATGATTACACTGCCCCGGTAGGGGAAAAACCGCCGCTGATTGTCAAAAGCCACGGCGGGCCGACAGCCGCAGCTGGGAGTAGTTTGAACTTTCGCATTCAATACTGGACTAGCCGAGGCATAGCAGTTTTAGATGTAAATTATGGCGGTAGCACGGGTTATGGAAGAGAGTACCGTCAAAGATTAGATGGTCAGTGGGGAATTGTGGATGTTGATGATTGCGTTGATGGGGCGCGTTATTTGGTAGAAAGAGGAGAAGTAGACGGTAATCGCCTAGCAATTTCTGGTGGTAGTGCGGGTGGTTATACAACCCTGTGTGCTTTAACTTTTCGCGATACTTTTAAAGCAGGTGCTAGCCACTATGGAGTTAGCGATTTAGAAGCTTTAGCGAGAGATACTCACAAATTTGAGTCGCGCTACTTAGATCGTCTAATTGGTGCTTATCCAGAACAGCGCCAGATTTATCAAGAGCGATCGCCTATTAATTTTACCGAACGACTTGCTTCTCCAGTGATTTTCTTCCAAGGTTTGGAAGACCAAGTAGTACCACCAAATCAAACCGAAGCAATGGTGACAGCACTGCGGGTTAAAGGCGTACCAGTAGCGTACCTTCCCTTTGAAGGCGAGCAACATGGCTTCCGCAAAGCAGAGAATATCAAGCGTTCTTTGGAAGCAGAACTTTACTTCTACTCGCAGATTTTCGGCTTTGAGTTACCCGAATCTATTGAACCTATGGTGATTGAAAACTTTAAATCATAGCTTTGATATTTAGCGACGATGTAAGAACCAATACCATCCAGAACCTTTGCGAGTCAGCCAAGAGTCGTCTAAATCGGGATTGTAGACAGGGATATCAGAA
The genomic region above belongs to Calothrix sp. NIES-2098 and contains:
- a CDS encoding sugar ABC transporter permease, whose amino-acid sequence is MKTARSSDMQLLDNDTVAAWIFLTPALILLGLFIIWPIAYLFYLSFTAGSFTSKGIYLVGLKNYSRLLFNSDFWQVLGNTVYFTVATVIPSLVIPLGLAALLNRSLAWRGLIRSAYFLPSIISLVAAGLGFRWLFQTTGPVNALLNIFGIPSIPWLGDTVWAMPVLILLSIWKQLGFNMVVFLAGLQAIPPSRYEAAELDGANGWQQFWHITLPGLRPTLIFAIVTTAIFTLRSFEQVYVITGGGPLNSTNLLVYYIYQEAFGQFDFGYAAAAATVLLAVTLVFVYLQLRTWGEE
- a CDS encoding phosphoribosylglycinamide formyltransferase, with the translated sequence MSNYSITDTATTSLISPHISSNLFAHSTPLKLGVLASGNGSNFEAVAQAIETGELNAQIEVLIYNNPEAKAAVRAANRGVEAVLLNHRDYKSRDRFDAQLVQTLRQYDVEWVILAGWMRLLTPVLIDAFSDRIINIHPSLLPSFKGIHAVEQALAAGVKIAGCTVHLVCLEVDSGPILMQAAVPVLPDDTAETLHARIQVQEHRILPQAIALAAERRSQVKLVPS
- a CDS encoding peptidase S9 prolyl oligopeptidase, which encodes MNKPEVASYGAWRSPITTDLITSQTIGLGQIFLDGQDIYWSELRPSEKGRNVIVRLKDGQNQDVTPAGYNVRTRVHEYGGASFLVVDGTVYFCNFADQRLYRQSIDSEPQPITPEVAKRYADAIFDRQRQRIICVCEDNTVAGQEAVNTLVSLGLERDTTPQQLVGGNDFYASPRLSPDGSRLAWLAWNHPNMPWDGTELWVAEVQADGLLGKAQKIAGGLDESIFQPQWSPDGTLYFISDRTGWWNLYRWQNGSVEPLTQMEAEFGKPLWVLGTSTYDFESGDRIICSYTQQSIWHLASLDTTTKQLESLPTPYTDISSLHAAPGKVVFIGGSPTESTAIVQLDLASKKLEVLRRASEVKIEAGYLSLPQAIEYPTADGKTAYALFYQPQNHDYTAPVGEKPPLIVKSHGGPTAAAGSSLNFRIQYWTSRGIAVLDVNYGGSTGYGREYRQRLDGQWGIVDVDDCVDGARYLVERGEVDGNRLAISGGSAGGYTTLCALTFRDTFKAGASHYGVSDLEALARDTHKFESRYLDRLIGAYPEQRQIYQERSPINFTERLASPVIFFQGLEDQVVPPNQTEAMVTALRVKGVPVAYLPFEGEQHGFRKAENIKRSLEAELYFYSQIFGFELPESIEPMVIENFKS